In Streptomyces sp. NBC_00569, a single genomic region encodes these proteins:
- a CDS encoding pyridoxamine 5'-phosphate oxidase family protein, with translation MDAFLQRPLTARIATSGPTVRPVWFLWEEGAFWTLTGPWARLFDRVKGDPNVALVVDECDLVTGRVRQVIARGQAELVPFDVPRGRRKLVRYLGADEALWDERFVHYLHGDPGERGTMWLRLMPASLTATDLSYSVAS, from the coding sequence GTGGACGCTTTCCTGCAGCGGCCGCTCACCGCTCGTATCGCGACGAGCGGGCCGACGGTGCGTCCTGTCTGGTTTCTCTGGGAAGAGGGAGCCTTCTGGACCTTGACGGGCCCGTGGGCCCGGCTGTTCGACCGGGTGAAGGGTGACCCGAACGTCGCCCTCGTGGTGGACGAGTGCGATCTCGTGACGGGGCGTGTCCGGCAGGTGATCGCTCGGGGCCAGGCCGAGCTTGTGCCCTTCGATGTGCCGCGGGGGCGGCGCAAGCTTGTTCGCTATCTGGGGGCGGACGAGGCTCTGTGGGACGAGCGTTTCGTGCACTACCTGCACGGTGATCCGGGCGAACGAGGCACGATGTGGCTGCGTTTGATGCCTGCCTCGCTTACCGCGACGGACCTCAGCTACTCCGTGGCGTCGTGA
- a CDS encoding immunity 49 family protein: MTIKNVARHDVSEPRIEQALENIWRRARGRWHTMQYDCYSDEELQGMRDELLDHIAARTVTEPEPGTAPSHIVLRTTAECALGLLSLGCYPNGDQEISFTLIDEKLSSEDTDFEAVVEQAATARTWLDAFALSVISGMIWEQHLVIGLLLRGDYAPDIRNGVPHSKRASKSDPGELAEMDALCGYLTQAEGHLPRHWPSVTLCKPNAGVRADAQRQLDTLDALTPDQRLLHVLLEDDQLAFEQALEHRLVQHRESAPCDAAPRSLLPHKTIALAALAVQVHSWDLRVQSAYLPQAMLSAPESAPSTSD; the protein is encoded by the coding sequence ATGACGATCAAGAACGTAGCCCGGCATGACGTGAGTGAGCCGCGGATCGAACAGGCACTGGAGAACATCTGGCGGCGGGCCCGCGGCCGCTGGCACACGATGCAATACGACTGCTACTCCGATGAGGAGCTGCAGGGAATGCGCGACGAGCTCCTCGACCACATAGCCGCCCGCACGGTGACGGAACCCGAGCCCGGCACTGCCCCGTCACACATCGTCCTGCGCACCACGGCCGAGTGCGCTCTGGGACTCCTGAGCCTGGGCTGCTACCCCAACGGCGACCAAGAGATCTCCTTCACTCTCATTGACGAGAAGCTCAGCAGCGAGGACACCGACTTCGAGGCTGTGGTGGAGCAGGCGGCGACCGCGAGGACCTGGCTGGACGCGTTCGCTTTGTCTGTGATCAGCGGCATGATCTGGGAACAGCACCTGGTCATCGGACTGCTGCTGCGCGGCGACTATGCGCCTGACATCCGTAACGGTGTGCCGCACTCGAAGCGGGCATCGAAGTCGGACCCGGGCGAGCTGGCGGAGATGGACGCCTTGTGCGGCTACCTCACGCAGGCCGAAGGGCATCTGCCCCGTCACTGGCCGTCGGTGACGCTGTGCAAGCCGAATGCCGGCGTGCGCGCCGATGCACAGCGGCAGCTGGATACTCTCGATGCGCTGACGCCAGATCAGCGCCTCCTGCATGTGCTTTTGGAGGATGACCAGTTGGCCTTCGAACAGGCCCTGGAGCATCGTCTTGTCCAGCACCGGGAGAGCGCACCCTGCGATGCGGCGCCCCGCAGCCTCCTGCCGCACAAGACCATCGCCCTGGCCGCCCTGGCAGTCCAAGTACACAGCTGGGACTTGCGCGTCCAATCTGCTTACCTGCCGCAGGCCATGCTGAGCGCCCCCGAAAGCGCGCCGTCGACCAGTGACTGA
- a CDS encoding HNH endonuclease family protein: MRTFALTATLLAAVTALAIPTAAAQAAPGPFGSPGDVITTPIRFALKALPVKDEDRTGYQRTSFKHWIDADKDGCNTRAEVLKAEAFMTPEQGPKCKLTGGRWYSEYDDHYIDGASGLDVDHRVPLAEAWDSGASQWSAAERQAYANDLGDDRSLIAVSAKSNRSKADQDPSTWMPPAEGDRCAYVRDWIVVKVRWQLAIDPAEQAALAENAARCPNAPVKVTLAR; this comes from the coding sequence GTGCGCACCTTCGCCCTCACCGCGACACTGCTCGCCGCCGTCACGGCGCTCGCCATCCCCACCGCTGCCGCGCAGGCGGCGCCCGGCCCGTTCGGCAGCCCCGGTGATGTCATCACCACCCCGATCCGGTTCGCCCTTAAGGCGCTGCCGGTCAAGGATGAGGACCGCACCGGCTACCAGCGCACCAGCTTCAAGCACTGGATCGATGCCGACAAGGACGGCTGCAACACCCGGGCGGAAGTCCTCAAGGCTGAGGCGTTCATGACCCCTGAGCAGGGCCCGAAGTGCAAGCTCACCGGCGGGCGCTGGTACTCGGAGTACGACGACCACTACATCGACGGAGCCAGTGGCCTCGATGTCGACCACCGGGTGCCGCTCGCCGAAGCGTGGGACTCGGGCGCCTCACAGTGGAGCGCGGCAGAGCGCCAGGCCTACGCCAACGACCTGGGTGACGATCGTTCCCTGATCGCCGTGTCGGCGAAGTCGAACCGGAGCAAGGCCGACCAGGACCCCTCGACGTGGATGCCGCCGGCTGAGGGCGACCGCTGCGCGTACGTGCGGGACTGGATTGTCGTGAAGGTGCGCTGGCAGCTCGCCATCGACCCTGCAGAGCAAGCGGCGCTTGCAGAGAACGCTGCCCGCTGCCCGAACGCGCCGGTGAAGGTGACACTCGCCAGGTAG
- a CDS encoding MerR family transcriptional regulator, with protein MAWSIAEVARMSKVTSRTLRHYDEIGLLPPAWIGSNGHRYYEEADLLRLQQILLMRELDLGLREIQAVLDSQLDQVAVLREHHQRLLAQRDRLETLARTVGRTIAELEEGKDKGHMTKINRPANLFEGFQPPSEAEAEVRERWPQEWEQSRQAVEAMTSEDTERWQREVTAQMIRMAEFMVAGTPVSDPAVQAEVGANYQGICRFWTPTAAAYKGVGQTYVDDPQMRANFDKIADGLAVYQRDAMTVYADARLS; from the coding sequence ATGGCCTGGTCGATCGCGGAGGTGGCGCGGATGTCCAAGGTGACATCGCGGACGCTGCGGCATTACGACGAGATCGGCCTGCTGCCGCCGGCATGGATCGGGAGCAACGGTCACCGCTATTACGAGGAGGCCGATCTGCTGCGGTTGCAGCAGATCCTGCTGATGCGGGAACTGGACCTGGGGCTGCGCGAGATCCAGGCGGTCCTGGACAGTCAGCTCGACCAGGTGGCCGTGCTCCGTGAGCATCACCAACGGCTGCTCGCGCAACGGGACCGGCTGGAGACGCTGGCCCGTACGGTCGGCCGCACCATCGCCGAACTGGAAGAAGGCAAGGACAAGGGCCATATGACGAAGATCAACAGGCCGGCGAACCTGTTCGAGGGGTTCCAGCCCCCCTCCGAGGCAGAGGCCGAGGTACGGGAGCGGTGGCCGCAGGAGTGGGAGCAGTCCCGGCAGGCCGTCGAGGCGATGACCTCCGAGGACACGGAGCGCTGGCAGCGTGAGGTGACGGCGCAGATGATCCGTATGGCGGAGTTCATGGTGGCCGGCACGCCGGTATCCGATCCAGCGGTACAGGCCGAGGTGGGCGCCAACTACCAGGGCATCTGCCGGTTCTGGACCCCGACGGCGGCCGCGTACAAGGGAGTGGGTCAGACCTATGTCGATGACCCGCAGATGCGGGCCAACTTCGACAAGATCGCCGACGGTCTCGCCGTCTACCAACGTGATGCGATGACCGTGTACGCCGATGCCCGGCTGAGCTGA
- a CDS encoding GNAT family N-acetyltransferase, with protein sequence MSSSTFADLSHKPVLTGEKALLRPFTEADATAIAEIIEDPEVIRYTFEPSAELTVERLRAWYGSRGEQADRLDLAVTDRETGAVVGEVVLYDWNPAHRSCVFRTLIGPGGRGRGLGTEATRLIVGYAFEQIGLHRIQLDVYSHNHRARRVYEKVGFVEEGTRRQVQLRDGAWLDEVVMSILSHEWDVRGR encoded by the coding sequence ATGAGCAGCAGCACGTTCGCCGACCTTTCCCACAAGCCAGTTCTCACTGGCGAGAAGGCTCTGTTGCGCCCCTTCACCGAGGCCGACGCGACCGCCATCGCCGAGATCATCGAAGACCCTGAGGTCATCCGCTACACCTTTGAACCCTCCGCTGAGCTCACTGTGGAGCGACTGCGGGCCTGGTACGGATCACGTGGTGAGCAAGCCGACCGGCTTGATCTCGCAGTTACCGACCGCGAGACGGGAGCTGTAGTCGGCGAGGTCGTCCTCTATGACTGGAATCCGGCTCACCGCAGCTGCGTCTTCCGGACCCTGATCGGCCCTGGCGGGCGGGGCAGAGGGCTGGGCACCGAAGCCACACGTCTCATCGTGGGCTACGCCTTCGAGCAGATTGGCCTGCACAGAATTCAGCTGGACGTGTACTCCCACAACCACAGAGCACGGCGGGTCTACGAGAAGGTGGGCTTTGTTGAGGAAGGCACGCGACGGCAGGTACAGCTGCGTGACGGTGCATGGCTCGATGAGGTAGTGATGTCGATCCTCTCCCACGAATGGGACGTTCGAGGCAGATGA
- a CDS encoding oxidoreductase, translating to MYTYEELTSSERQVWDAYPAGHLVDFRTGGAQDAPDNGEDWGVERTIRATVVATLLLGGNPGQPGNVPALRLAGARISGALDLSEAEIGHGMWFEGCWFEQDLNLFGAETRTIEITDSRLAGLTLTMARVAGRVVLRRTVLNGRLSLMNARLSGELKLRDAVVSHPGDWAVFAGGLVMEAGLFCRGTTVHGGIRLPGAQLPGGLHMEQAQLHHPDGVALLADQAVVSSMALSQGFTAEGTVSLRGTQITDQLTLDGATLRARGTALDCARMQAGIFVFTPAEPPSGQVDLQNAQAVTVHDQESSWPETVRLQGFTYGSFHESGDVHAVSVERRLAWIRRQPNYAAQPYEQLAAWYRVIGHDDDARRVLLAKQRQRRGTLGLPSRLWGHLIDATVGYGYRPWLAGVWLAALVLLGTTIFAAHAPRPTQPGQVPPFNPFVYTLDLLIPIGGLGQRTSWYWMGGATAWLSYALIAAGWILTTAVLAGITRTLSRN from the coding sequence ATGTACACGTACGAGGAACTCACGTCGTCAGAGCGCCAGGTGTGGGATGCCTACCCCGCTGGGCACCTGGTGGACTTCCGGACGGGTGGTGCGCAGGACGCCCCCGACAACGGCGAAGATTGGGGCGTCGAGCGGACGATCAGGGCTACCGTCGTAGCCACCCTGCTCCTCGGCGGAAATCCAGGACAACCTGGAAATGTTCCTGCGTTGCGGCTCGCGGGTGCCCGAATCAGTGGCGCGCTCGACCTGAGCGAAGCCGAGATCGGGCACGGGATGTGGTTCGAGGGGTGCTGGTTCGAGCAGGACCTCAATCTGTTCGGAGCCGAAACCCGGACGATCGAGATCACGGACAGCAGGCTTGCGGGACTCACCCTGACCATGGCCCGTGTGGCAGGCAGGGTCGTCCTTCGCCGCACGGTCCTGAACGGCAGACTCTCGTTGATGAACGCGCGCCTGTCCGGCGAGCTGAAGCTCAGAGACGCGGTCGTCTCACACCCCGGCGACTGGGCTGTCTTCGCCGGCGGGCTCGTCATGGAGGCCGGACTGTTCTGCCGTGGAACCACCGTGCACGGCGGTATACGTCTCCCGGGCGCTCAACTGCCCGGCGGCCTACACATGGAACAAGCGCAACTACACCACCCCGATGGCGTGGCGCTCCTCGCCGACCAAGCAGTGGTGAGCAGCATGGCGCTGTCCCAGGGCTTCACGGCCGAGGGAACGGTCAGCCTGCGGGGCACGCAGATAACCGACCAGCTCACCCTCGACGGCGCCACCTTACGGGCCCGCGGTACGGCGCTGGACTGCGCCCGAATGCAGGCAGGAATCTTCGTCTTCACCCCGGCCGAGCCGCCGTCCGGACAGGTCGACCTGCAGAATGCCCAGGCCGTGACCGTCCACGACCAAGAAAGCTCCTGGCCGGAGACTGTGCGACTGCAGGGGTTCACCTACGGTTCCTTCCATGAGAGCGGTGATGTCCACGCGGTGTCGGTGGAGCGCCGCCTGGCATGGATACGACGGCAACCCAACTACGCCGCCCAGCCCTACGAGCAACTTGCCGCTTGGTACCGGGTGATCGGCCACGACGACGACGCCCGACGAGTCCTGTTGGCCAAGCAGCGCCAACGCAGAGGGACCCTCGGCCTGCCCTCCCGCCTGTGGGGCCACCTCATCGACGCCACCGTCGGCTACGGCTACCGCCCCTGGTTGGCAGGCGTGTGGCTCGCCGCTCTCGTACTGCTCGGGACCACGATCTTCGCCGCCCACGCACCCCGGCCGACTCAACCCGGCCAAGTTCCACCCTTCAACCCGTTCGTCTACACCCTCGACCTGTTGATCCCCATCGGTGGTCTCGGCCAACGCACTTCCTGGTACTGGATGGGAGGAGCGACTGCTTGGCTGTCTTACGCCCTCATCGCCGCCGGCTGGATCCTGACGACTGCGGTACTTGCCGGTATCACCCGCACCCTGAGCAGGAACTGA
- a CDS encoding lactococcin 972 family bacteriocin yields MKKFAKSIALGFAGLALAVSGSTMSSAAEAPEATGNPYNATIEYHTRGDGTQPPAELGDPKEWGVAEFEMDPSVIRPQVEACTNPDSGGKWCYGWYLTGAAATDKYCYSNYAHQTKTHKSSVNIANVTVSSGWVSKGSTSNAHRTTGAAYTCKTYYATK; encoded by the coding sequence GTGAAGAAGTTTGCCAAGTCAATAGCCCTCGGTTTCGCGGGTCTCGCCCTTGCGGTGAGCGGCTCCACAATGTCTTCGGCCGCGGAGGCGCCCGAGGCGACGGGGAATCCCTATAACGCCACCATCGAGTACCACACGCGTGGCGATGGCACGCAGCCGCCCGCAGAGCTGGGTGACCCGAAGGAATGGGGTGTGGCGGAGTTCGAGATGGACCCCTCGGTCATCCGCCCGCAGGTCGAGGCGTGCACCAACCCGGACAGCGGCGGCAAGTGGTGCTACGGCTGGTACCTCACGGGCGCGGCCGCAACCGATAAGTACTGCTACTCGAACTACGCTCACCAGACGAAGACCCACAAGTCTTCGGTGAACATCGCCAATGTGACGGTTTCCAGCGGGTGGGTGTCCAAGGGCTCGACATCCAACGCCCACCGGACCACGGGCGCCGCGTACACCTGCAAGACGTACTACGCTACCAAGTAG
- a CDS encoding VOC family protein: MTDIMNERPWPGGITAITLFTEDLEATKVFYREVFDLPVDFENANSAVFRFGDTLINLLKSAEAPGLIDPASVGAPDAGSRFQLTLTVGDVDATCERLAARGVKLLNGPMDRPWGIRTASFRDPGGHIWEIAK; encoded by the coding sequence ATGACTGACATCATGAACGAACGTCCGTGGCCCGGTGGCATCACCGCTATCACTCTGTTCACCGAAGATCTTGAAGCGACCAAGGTGTTCTATCGAGAGGTCTTCGACCTTCCGGTGGACTTCGAGAACGCCAATTCCGCCGTCTTCCGCTTCGGCGACACCCTGATCAATCTCCTCAAGAGCGCTGAGGCGCCAGGGTTGATTGACCCTGCGTCAGTTGGAGCCCCCGACGCCGGTTCCCGGTTCCAACTCACTTTGACTGTCGGTGATGTGGACGCGACGTGCGAGAGGCTGGCAGCGCGCGGTGTGAAGCTGCTGAACGGCCCGATGGATCGGCCCTGGGGCATACGCACCGCCTCATTCCGTGACCCCGGCGGACACATCTGGGAGATCGCCAAATGA
- a CDS encoding VOC family protein, giving the protein MQRDGFPAPDSGLLLTHFLTVADVARSRAFYADVLGGEVVLEENPCTIKLANGWIIMNPGGGPTPDKPDVTLRPPTDPSTVSSFLNLRVADIEACHREWSAKGAEFLTPPIDRKAELRCYLRDPDGYLIEVGQATGMLQGVYADPPAGTS; this is encoded by the coding sequence ATGCAACGTGACGGTTTTCCTGCCCCGGATTCCGGGCTCCTCCTCACTCACTTTCTGACAGTGGCCGACGTAGCCCGATCTCGCGCCTTCTACGCCGACGTTCTCGGCGGTGAGGTCGTGCTCGAGGAGAACCCCTGCACCATCAAGCTCGCCAATGGATGGATCATCATGAATCCGGGCGGCGGCCCCACCCCGGACAAGCCAGACGTCACCCTGCGCCCGCCCACCGACCCGAGCACGGTCAGCAGCTTCCTCAACCTCCGTGTCGCCGACATCGAGGCATGTCACCGAGAGTGGAGTGCGAAGGGCGCCGAGTTCCTCACGCCACCCATCGATCGCAAGGCCGAGCTGCGGTGCTACTTGCGCGATCCGGACGGCTATCTCATTGAAGTCGGGCAGGCCACCGGCATGCTGCAGGGCGTTTACGCCGACCCGCCCGCCGGTACAAGCTAG
- a CDS encoding IS5 family transposase, with the protein MTRHRPYPSDLSDARWELIGPTLTTWRTNRKSKGLTIGRPPEHDLRRIMDAVLYVDRTGIPWRYLPHDFAPWETVYGYFAAWQKEGVFDQLNGLLRRLVREADGRDREPTACVLDAQSVKTSANVPAAGQGIDAGKKIAGRKRHIGVDTLGLLLAVWVTAASVSDNVGGMHLMSHIATTNPRVTKAWADSGYRTKAIDHGATLGIDVEVVQRNPGVKGFKVIPRRWVVERTFGWLMHHRRLARDYETHPHRSEAIIHVAMIDLMSRRLTRESTPNWRNT; encoded by the coding sequence ATGACACGACACCGCCCGTATCCCAGCGACCTCTCCGATGCCCGCTGGGAACTGATCGGGCCCACACTCACCACCTGGCGGACCAACCGGAAAAGCAAGGGCCTGACCATCGGCCGACCACCCGAGCATGACCTGCGCCGCATCATGGATGCCGTCCTCTACGTCGACCGCACCGGCATTCCATGGCGTTACCTGCCGCATGACTTCGCACCCTGGGAAACGGTCTACGGCTACTTCGCCGCCTGGCAGAAAGAAGGCGTCTTCGACCAACTCAACGGTCTCCTGCGGCGTCTCGTGCGCGAGGCCGATGGCCGCGACAGAGAGCCGACTGCATGCGTACTGGACGCACAGAGTGTGAAGACCTCCGCGAACGTGCCCGCGGCCGGCCAGGGCATTGATGCCGGCAAGAAAATCGCAGGCCGCAAGCGCCATATCGGAGTGGACACCCTCGGCCTGCTCCTGGCTGTGTGGGTCACCGCGGCGAGCGTTTCCGACAACGTCGGAGGCATGCACCTGATGTCCCACATCGCCACCACCAACCCCCGCGTGACCAAGGCATGGGCCGACTCCGGCTACCGCACCAAAGCCATCGACCACGGCGCCACACTCGGCATCGACGTCGAGGTCGTCCAACGCAACCCCGGCGTCAAAGGATTCAAAGTCATCCCCCGACGCTGGGTTGTTGAGCGGACATTCGGCTGGCTGATGCACCACCGCCGCCTCGCCCGCGACTACGAAACCCACCCCCACCGCTCCGAAGCCATAATCCACGTCGCGATGATCGACCTCATGAGCCGACGCCTCACCCGCGAATCCACCCCGAACTGGCGCAACACCTGA
- a CDS encoding IS5 family transposase has product MSGSEGGYPSDLSDAQWVLIEPLLPAARVGPKGGRREKHPRRRIVDAISYVVRTGCAWRQLAKDFPPWPTVYWYFTWWHDDGTVERIHDALRDKVRDAVGRDTEPSAGLIDSQSVRSADTVPMGTRGFDAGKKVKGRKRFIVTDTLGLLLAVHVVAANIQDRDGAKRSLLWIRLEHPGVQKIWADQGFAGRLVEWTSTVLGRELEIVRKAPGQRGFQVQPKRWAVERTLSWITSHRRLARDYETSPARSETMIRWAMIGIMVRRLTRGRPASRPGPRPLSSKPGL; this is encoded by the coding sequence GTGAGTGGTTCTGAGGGCGGGTATCCGTCAGATCTGTCGGATGCGCAGTGGGTGTTGATCGAGCCGTTACTGCCAGCGGCGAGGGTGGGACCGAAGGGCGGGCGGCGAGAGAAGCACCCGCGGCGGCGGATCGTGGACGCGATCTCCTACGTGGTGCGGACCGGGTGTGCCTGGCGGCAGCTGGCGAAGGACTTTCCGCCCTGGCCGACGGTGTACTGGTATTTCACCTGGTGGCACGACGACGGCACTGTCGAGCGCATCCACGACGCCCTGCGAGACAAAGTGCGCGATGCCGTCGGGCGCGACACCGAGCCAAGCGCGGGCCTGATCGATTCACAGTCGGTTCGGTCTGCCGACACAGTGCCCATGGGAACCAGAGGGTTCGATGCGGGGAAGAAAGTGAAGGGCCGCAAACGGTTCATCGTCACGGACACCCTCGGCTTGCTTCTGGCGGTGCACGTGGTCGCAGCGAACATCCAGGACCGTGACGGCGCGAAGCGTTCATTGCTGTGGATCCGCCTGGAACACCCGGGCGTGCAGAAGATCTGGGCCGACCAAGGCTTCGCCGGACGCCTCGTGGAGTGGACCAGTACCGTCCTCGGCCGCGAGCTAGAGATCGTGCGCAAGGCCCCGGGCCAGCGCGGTTTCCAGGTCCAGCCGAAGCGGTGGGCCGTCGAGCGCACACTCTCGTGGATCACCTCCCATCGGCGCCTGGCCCGCGACTACGAAACCAGTCCGGCCCGGTCCGAGACCATGATTCGCTGGGCGATGATCGGCATCATGGTCCGTCGACTCACTCGAGGCCGGCCAGCCTCACGCCCAGGACCCCGTCCCCTCTCGTCCAAGCCTGGCCTGTGA
- a CDS encoding NUDIX hydrolase produces the protein MPDQESYRRRSARVLLIDETDRILLLKFFRDSEDPDAGHGWITPGGGVEDGETLAEAAVRELREETGLSVSREALGPKVAETSGYADLGWAEGIFRDDFFHLRIAAHRVDISGQDAHERKYHAGHRWWTLHELAVSSDTIYPFGLAELATELVAGRIPTEPVMLPWHH, from the coding sequence GTGCCCGATCAAGAGAGCTATCGCCGTCGTTCCGCTCGTGTACTGCTGATCGACGAGACGGATCGAATCTTGCTGCTGAAGTTCTTTCGCGACTCCGAGGACCCCGATGCCGGCCACGGGTGGATCACCCCCGGTGGGGGTGTTGAGGACGGGGAGACCCTGGCTGAGGCAGCGGTTCGGGAACTGCGCGAGGAGACAGGCCTGTCCGTGTCTCGGGAGGCTCTCGGGCCCAAGGTGGCGGAGACCTCCGGGTATGCAGACCTCGGATGGGCTGAAGGGATCTTTCGGGACGACTTCTTTCACCTTCGGATCGCGGCTCACCGGGTCGATATCAGCGGTCAGGACGCCCACGAGCGCAAATACCATGCGGGGCACCGTTGGTGGACGCTTCATGAGCTGGCTGTCAGCAGCGACACCATCTATCCGTTCGGCCTGGCCGAGCTTGCTACAGAGCTCGTTGCTGGGCGTATTCCGACTGAGCCGGTCATGCTGCCCTGGCACCACTGA
- a CDS encoding pentapeptide repeat-containing protein, whose translation MGEPDRVRRAWRDGLVRHRVVAALLAGAAGLVILGTVFVVLPGVVVDHDLAGASVAAQDRLKAVNDVRTTLLQVVGGLVVLFGAYATWRQLRVSQDSLRATQEGYVTDRFSRAVDQLGSDKLDVRIGGLHALWRIAEQSARDREAIISIQAAYLRTHLPWPPVGPESPAADVPINAIAPLETRAADAQVALTALGVLCQHREQSWVNLSITDLRRADCDGLWFPEVNFDRACMEAAGLYHANLTQASLVSVNLRHADLTTAILRRARCILADLRGAKLVETDLRDADFTETDLREANLRKADAHGAVFHRADLRMADLRGCDLRTANLAEARLRGALASEHTRWPADFDHTAAGVVDTDEPGPEPSPLLQPPGMTWQAPPLRSTP comes from the coding sequence ATGGGGGAGCCGGATCGCGTGCGGCGGGCATGGCGCGATGGATTGGTCAGGCATCGTGTAGTCGCAGCTCTGCTGGCCGGGGCGGCGGGGCTGGTCATTTTGGGCACGGTGTTCGTCGTACTGCCGGGTGTGGTGGTCGACCACGATCTCGCCGGGGCGAGCGTTGCCGCGCAGGATCGGCTGAAGGCGGTGAACGATGTCCGTACGACGCTTTTGCAGGTGGTCGGTGGCCTGGTCGTGCTCTTCGGCGCGTACGCCACGTGGCGGCAACTGCGGGTGAGTCAGGACAGTTTGCGCGCCACCCAGGAGGGCTACGTCACCGACCGATTCAGCCGGGCCGTCGACCAGCTGGGCAGCGACAAGCTGGATGTGCGCATCGGCGGGTTGCACGCGCTGTGGCGGATCGCGGAGCAGTCCGCCCGCGACCGGGAAGCCATCATCTCCATCCAGGCTGCGTATCTGCGTACACATCTGCCCTGGCCACCCGTCGGGCCGGAATCACCGGCGGCAGACGTGCCCATCAATGCAATCGCGCCCTTGGAGACTCGCGCCGCCGACGCCCAGGTGGCGCTGACCGCGCTCGGCGTGTTGTGCCAGCATCGGGAGCAGTCCTGGGTCAATCTCAGCATCACCGACTTGCGGCGGGCCGACTGCGACGGGCTGTGGTTCCCAGAGGTCAACTTCGACCGCGCTTGCATGGAGGCGGCGGGCCTTTACCACGCCAATCTGACCCAGGCGTCGCTGGTCTCGGTCAACCTGCGGCACGCCGACCTCACGACTGCAATTCTCCGCCGGGCTCGCTGCATTCTGGCCGACCTGCGGGGCGCGAAGCTGGTCGAAACCGACTTGCGTGACGCCGACTTCACCGAGACCGACCTGCGCGAGGCAAACCTGCGCAAGGCCGACGCCCACGGCGCGGTCTTCCACCGGGCCGACCTGCGCATGGCTGACTTGCGCGGCTGTGACTTGAGGACCGCCAACCTTGCCGAAGCACGCCTGAGGGGCGCCCTGGCCAGCGAGCACACCCGCTGGCCCGCCGACTTCGACCATACGGCTGCCGGGGTCGTCGACACCGATGAACCCGGCCCCGAGCCCTCGCCCCTGCTCCAGCCGCCGGGGATGACGTGGCAGGCACCGCCGCTGCGTTCCACTCCCTGA